In Mustela erminea isolate mMusErm1 chromosome 7, mMusErm1.Pri, whole genome shotgun sequence, the genomic stretch GCCGCCCATTGCACATCGCTGGGCATcgaggtgctcagtaaacaggGATCTTCTGTGGATGCCGCTGTGGCAGCAGCCTTGTGTTTGGGGATCGTGGCTCCGCACAGTTCTGGCCTAGGCGGGTAAGGTGCTCCCAGCTGTGAAGGTTGGGGTCCCCCAGGCCTACTTCTGTGTCCTGGTCTGTAGGTCTCATGTGGGGGTCTTCAGGTTTGACCAGAGGGGCAGCTGGGCCCTAACTCCTTGCATTTTGTCTTTCTACACCCAATTTTACCCTTACATGGAGTCAGAGGAGGTGTTTTAACAagcttgttgtttgtttgttttttccttaactcGGTGAAGGCTTTTATAAACCATAAAGTAAGGTGCACAGGTGGGGGGGTATACTGTCACTAATTAAGGCAGGAATACTTTAACTTTTAGGGTTTAcaaatccttaaaacaaatccTGTGAGCATGATGAAAGCTATGGACCCTCCATCCTCCAAAAATACACCACAGACTGAGAACTCTTAAAACAGATTACAAACCGGCCACACATAGACCATGCCTACCACACAGATTAGTTTGGTTTCCACAattacaattattaaaaatttgtttactaTGTTAAAAAGTTGAGAATTTtcataaaaatccagattttcaaTATCTCTGGAACCATCTGAAGACCTGGTAACACTGGGCCCACATTCCCACATGGCTGCAATTATCTGGAGCTGAATAGCATGACGGGACTTGTGCTGTCCAATTGGCCATAGTTCCTACCACTCCCTATTGTTTATCTGTCCTGCCTTCCCTATTATGTTACTTGGCCGCAGGCCAACCATCTCAGATGCAGCTCCCATCTTAGATGGAAACAAGCTACAGAAAAGGGACAAGCTGACAAAGTCCATATCTTGGCTCCTGCAAGACCAGCCCTGCAGGACCCACCAAAGAAGGTCCCCTTTTGGTTGGATACAGTCCATCCTTACATAATTCAGTCCTGGGAGAGGGAGCCGGGGCATATGGTGGAGGCAGGTGCAGGAAGCTGGCCAGGGTCCAGCTGTGGTctagggtgggggcaggaggtagAACATCTTGCTCTTCCAGTCTCCGGGTTTTCCCTAATCAGGGATTAAAGTCTCCAGTAACAGGCCAGAAGAGGTCCATGGTCTCTGGGCCCCCAACCCCTTTGATTTCATTCCCTACCCTCATATAGTGGCTACGTCTCCAAATCCCTGCTAGAAGGGGCTCAGACATCTTACTCCTGTGACAAACAGCCTACAGCCATCACCACTGGGGATGAAAGAGAGGCAGGTTAATTGTTTAGAGGGGTAGTACCTTATCAAtctctccttctgtgtctctccCAGTGGGGGCGTGATGCTGGTCCACGACATCAGAAGAAATGAGAGCCACCTAATTGATTTCCGGGAGTCTGCACCAGGGGCCCTCAGGGAAGAGGCCCTGCAGAGATCCTGGGAAACCAAGGTGGGGACCCTGGTGAGAAGAGAGAGTCCAGGGGGGGTCTCCCTTCACTGCCCTTCTGCTAACCCAAACATTACTTTGCTGAGTAATTATTATGGAAGTGAGGAAAAGAGTGAAGCAAGACACTCTTAAAGCTATGAAGGAGATAGGCAGTCCCCCAGATAAAATAATGAACCAAAAGATCTGTATGGTTGATAATGGGCAATACAGTAGCATCTTACTTCCCTGGCAACCCGGCCTATCAGGATGCCTGAGCAGCCTGAGAGTTTGTAAAGTTCCTGCACTATAACACACATTTCATTCGAAGCCTGATGACCATAACTTTCCCCACACACAGCATATTGGAAGATTAAGGAGGAACTGCAAAAGGCAAACCCACTatccagaagaaatagaataacTTGGAAAAATAGATATTTGGTGCAGTGGCAAAAGCCAAACACATGCCTGAGTTATCACAGCTGAGTAATGGTGATGTGATCATGGAAAGGTTAAATGAAAGTCCCTtgtctattattttaaaaggtaggAGTAGATAAAATCCAATGTAGACAAGTTTCCATCTAAATTGGTCACATCTTGGCTCTTAAAAGGGTTTGCTTAATTTATAAATCGCTCAACTATGATAGATAAAGGAAGCCTTTCTGCATTTGCTGATAGTAAGTCAGGGAAATGGGAGGGATGCCTGCTTGGGGAGAGCTTGTCCCTCCTCTGGGATACTTGGCCTGTGTCTTTCCCCTGTGCCAGCCCCCATCCCTGGCTTGGGGCTCTGCGGAGTTCAGCCCAGCCCCCCCCTTCCAGTGACCTGGTCTCCTCTCTCCCTCGCCTGCCCGCCTCGCCCAGCCTGGGCTCTTGGTGGGGGTCCCCGGAATGGTGAAGGGGCTACATGAAGCTCACCAGCTCTATGGCAGGTAAAGATCCTCCCCCTGGGGACCAGGggcctctgcctgcatctctccttGGGTGGCCTTTTCCTACCATCCTGGATTCTTTCCTTCCCAACTCCCCCTCCTCATATCCCCTTCCCTTGCCAGGACTCTCCTTCCCAGGAACCCCCTTTCCCCCAggacccctcctcctccccccaggatctcctccacccctgctctCCGGCCCCCCCAGGCTGCCATGGTCCCAAGTCCTGGCTTTCGCAGCAGCTGTGGCCCAAGATGGCTTCAACGTGACCCATGATCTAGGTCagtggggcctgggggtgggggaaaggcatGAGGTTGATGGGAAGGGGAATGGAAACCTCTAAGATTTGGGGCCCAAGCTAGAAAGCACCTCTCTTCCATTTGTTCCTTTAGCTCTCTCCCCACCCATCCTACCTCATAGGGATGCAGCCTCGAATGAGGGGATATGAGAAGGGCCCATATACACCCCCCATCTCCCCCATAACATGCTCCGGGGGGTGCTGGAGCTCTTAGGGCCAACCACTCAGCCACCTCACCTGTGGTGCATCTCAGCCCCCTGCCCAGCTTCCCGTCCTTGCTTACAGCCCGTGCCCTGGCCGAACAGCCTCCGCCCAATGCATCTGAGCGTTTCCGTGAGACATTCCTGCCATTGGGCCACCCGCCACTACCGGGCTCACTGCTGCGTCGGCCTGACCTGGCCGCAGTGCTGGATGTGCTGGGCACCTCCGGCCCCGCCGCCTTCTACGCAGGAGGCAATCTCACACTGGAGATGGTGGCCGAGGTGAGCACTTGGGGAGCCCCCCCTGCCCTGAAGGACCCCACTGCAGGGAcatcttcttccctttccttccctctctgtctttctttctgcatAAATGTACTGATAATTCCATTTACTTAAGATTCTCTAATGGACAAAACTAACTTCTGGTGGCAGGAATCAGATCAGTGGTTGTTTGGGGTGGGAGCAGTTGACAGGATGCAGCACAAAGAACCCCAAGGATGAAGAGCTGTTCTATCTTGACTGAGAGAGGTGTCCTTGGGTCCCCCGGGGCTGGTGCCAACCTGTGCAGAGCCTTGACCTATCCCTCCCAGGCGTGGCAGAGACCCAGGATCAGCCTCAGCTTTCCCAAGCCCACAATCCCACCCTGCTCTTGGGTTCTCTAGGGACTGAGGGAAACCTTCCTTCACTGGTCACTATCAGGACTGGAGATATTGACACAAGGGCTTACCAAACAACCCCAAAGACTCTTAACCTGAGGTAGTAATGGGTTCTGAAAACTGTTGTCAGTAATTCAAAACTCCAAATAGGAGATTATTTTCAAGGTAAGGATACACAAACCAACTCTGTGATTCTCTCATCTGTACCATTGGAGTGATTATATGTTTCTCTGCCATATGGTTGTGGGAATTGAATTGGTCcatcattcattcttcattcgcAGAGTGCTGTTCTATGTCAGAACCTATGCTGAGTCCTAGAGGTATGGCTATGTGATAAATGCCCATCTCAAATGGACTTAACTGAGAAGTCTAGCAGAGTACTGGCTGTAGGTCTGCTGGGTCCAGAGCTCCATCCACATTGCCAGGCTGTGGTCTGTCTCTCTATCTTTCTGCCACATCTCTACTTTCTTCTATTTGAATTCACTCTCTATTAGATCGTCTCCACACCTGCTCCCCACCAGCTATCCTTCCAGCAAATCATCCCAGAGAAAGAACATTTCTCATTCCAATAGTTACAGCAAAAGCCTCCAGGTTATGTCTCATTAGCCTGTTATAGGTCTCGTGACTATTCCCAAACTTCCCAATAGGTCTCATGACTATTCCCAAATCACTGGCATGGAAAAGGAATGTTCTGATTAGCCACACCTGGATCTtctggagaagggggagaaggagactcaAACAAAGACTATCTAagctttaaaggaaaacaaacaaacaaaaacaacccaaagttGAACACACACGAGCCAAGAAATTCAGTGTATAGTTCACTGTGGGTAGATTGGAAGTCAGGGGTTTCAAgtactaaaaaatttaaaaaattaaaaaaagagagagaaagagagaagattccTAGTGGTTATGctaatttagaaatgaaaattaccaTGCTGGAAATGATGAGCCCATCGATTCGTACAAAATTGGTTCATTGGTCAGTAGAGTGCTTGGTAATATCCAATGAGAGTCATTCCTATCAGGATCGTCCAGGGTTCATGGTTTGGGAGTGGATTTAGTTAATTGTAATGAAGTGAAGAATCAAGTTTTGATATCTTATAAACAAATTCTGCTGTAAGtagaaaatgttcctttttctttttcaagtaatctctacgcccaatgtgggcctcgaacTCAGGAccgcaagatcaagagttgcatgctcttccaactgacccagccaggcatcccagaaaatgTTCCTTTTACATAGGCAGAGAAGGTAGTATGTTCAAGGCCATGGAGTCATGTGTTCAGAAACTGTAGGTCACTCCAGGTGGCTGTACAGAGCTCACCAGGGAATAGCAGGACATGAAGTGGGAGAGGTGGTGGGGGCCAGATCACAAAGGGCCTTGGATGCCAATCTAAGGAGGTCATTCAAAGAATGTCTGatacatagcaggtgctcagtgtttgtgctttttccccttcctttttcccgGGGTACTCAGGGCTAGTGGGGTCCCTAAAGGTCATGATGGGAATTGCAGAAAGCACAAAAATTACAAACATCAAGTCTGTCTTTGATTCAAACATATACCATAGGCCAAGCCCACATGCCCACAGTTTTGGTGTGTGGCTCACAACTGTGGTGGGTCATTCTCGCCCCTGCAGGCCCAGCACGCAGGGGGTGTCATAACTGAGGACGACTTCAGCAACTACAGTGCCCTCGTGGAGAATCCCGTGTGTGGCGTGTACAGAGGTGACCTCTCTCTCAGctctcagggtccctgctcaggagaAGCCTCCCAGTCCATGGCCACCTCCTTTTGGCCTAGAGACTCCTTCCCATTGTTcaggagagaaactgaggcagtgaGCTTGCCTGGGCAGCCAACTGTTGAAACAAGCCAGAGCCAGCCCACCTTCTACAGTAGTTGTGGTGTCAGTTCCCCCAAGTATTTAGGATATGGGGTGGGAGGTCTAGTCAAAGGCTCAGGCCTGCGAGTTGGGGTTCTGGTCATAGGTTttcttgatttgggctctgtATTGCCTCAGCCCCACTCTCAATGCCCTGTGCTTCCTAAGAAGAATTCATGAGTCCATCTAGCTTCGTATTGAACAAACTTTTCAAGACAATTATAGACCTGTCCCCTCATTGTttcaaaaggaaactgaggccagaggatAGAATGGAACTTAACCTAGCAATCTCAAACCAGCAAGGAGCCCAGAAAGCTAAACTTTTGATATGCATGAAGTCCATGTTTGCTGAACCCAAAGTGGTGGGTTCCTGGGTCCCTCAGAAGGTTCCCAGGTTCTCAGATTCTCTCCTTCCTAGGAGGTCTGGATCACTTCAAGCCCCAGAATAGTTCCCCTCTGAGTTCAGGTTTCCAGGACTCAACTTCTAGCCTGATTATTCCACCAGAGGTGATGGTATATGGAACAGAGGACGAGTGTAGCTTTGGAGCCAggaagacctgggtttgagtaCCAGCTATCCCATTCACCTTGAATAAGTCACTTTCCACTCTGAGCCATGGTTCCCtcctgaaaatggaaataatagtggTGCCTACCTCTCAGGGCCCCCATGAAGATTTGAGGAGATGATGTTGAAAGCTGCCCTGATCAGAGTGGATACTGAATGCTTATTTGATTTTACGTTTCTCCTCCCAAGCCTGGGTTCTCTTGGCAATGCCAGTACCTTGAGTGCTCTGGGTTCCCTTTGTCTCCTGTAAACTTGGACCAGCTGcgtctctgtgcctcactttcctcacctgtaaaatgaggatgataacaATAcccattgtgaggattaaatgagttaatcagTTAACGTTATGCATCaggtattatcattattacttcaATGTCCAAACATCAAATAATAGGAGCCTCAAATAGCAAGAGGAGGTTGTCACCCCCAAGAAGTTTTGGGGGTCATGGGACCATAAGAGGCCCTGAATAGGATTCTGGCCTGTGAGGGGAGCTAAAAGGAGACACATGATAGGCCAGGAATCTAGACATCTGGACACCTGTCCCTGTTCTGGCTACAGTGTGACTCTGGGCAGACTACAGTCCTCTTGGACCTTAGTTTCCTtgtgcagaagaggaaactgaaggccGGTGTTCTAGGTTGGAGTCCTGGCGCTGCCCTTGACTTGCTGAGAGAACTTGTGTGGGTCCCTTTGCTCCTCCGTGCTTTGCCTCTCAAGGCAGATTCCTTGTCTGATGAGGGGCCAATGCAGTAGTCTCAGCCTACGTGATGGTGGAATGTGGAGTTGCTTTGACCCCTCCCCTGCCATCtagtcattcctttttttttcctccaggccACCTGGTTCtcagtcccccacccccgcataCGGGTCCTGCCCTCATCAGTGCTCTCAACATCCTTGAAGGCTTCAATCTCACCACGCTGGTTTCCCGGGAGCAGGCTCTTCACTGGGTGGCAGAGGCAAGGCCgacccctccaccctgccctgggTCTTGGTATactgggagtggggggatgggctacTGCCATGGGACAGAACTAACCTCCAAGTTTTCTCACATGAGGATCATTAGCGTGGGTGCTGGGAGGAGCCTGGCAGCCTCTTCCACACTCCTGTTACATTTTCAGACCCTGAAGATCGCTTTAGCCCTGGCCAGCAGACTGGGAGATCCTGTCTACGATTCTACCATCACTGAGAGCATGGATGACATGCTCAGGTGGGTCCCAGGGCAGGACTCTCAGCATGGCAGAGGTGGTGGTGGGTGTGAGGAAGGGATCAGGTGAAAAGCAGCTGGTACAGCAATAAGACCTGGAGTCCCAAGTCAATTTCAGCTCAGTTACACCTCAGTGTGACACTGGTTGCCTCTCACAGCACTTACCTCAGTTTCCCCGTTTGTCTGATGAGTTAGTATGCATCACTTGGCTCTTAAAACTTTCTCACTCTAGCAGGGCACATATCTGGGCCCACCTGTGCCCCCttttaagtggaaaaagaaaacttaagaacAATGAAAAGTCTCCAAGCAAATACCTGAGGTGATGAGGATTTTTACCATAATGTCTCCACATTAGCAGCATAACACTATAGTAAGATTGTGGGCTGTGGTCAGACTGACTCAATTCAGATCCCAGCTTCACGATCCACTAGCTAAGCAGcactgggcaagtcacttaaattcTGTCTCAGTTTATACAAGGGGGCCTGACAATAATGGTGCCAACCTCACGAGGTTGTGGTAAGGACAAAATAAGGTGATACGTGCAAAACACGTTGTGTGGCACATAATAgatattcaacaaatggtattagtAATTGGCAATATGGGTGGGTAAGAATGGTTGCTATTTGATTGCTACTCTGACTGACTGAAAGGCTAGCTAAGGGCAAAATCAGAACCCCAAAATATAGTTAGCATAAATTTGTAGTATTACTCAAACAACTCTATGAATAAGttgaaaacaatgaaactaaaatGAATAGGCtataattaaaaggcaaaaaaagcaaCAACCAAAAATAGTAAGCAGTTCAGGGTCACAAGGATAAGGGCTAAAAGCAAAGTCTCTGTCCCCCCACCCAATCCACTTGTACCAAAGCCCTCTGTACCACTTCTGCGTGGCCTCCACAAAATTTGTGGTTGAAAACGGAATGAAAGTCTTCAGTAATCCTTGGTAACTTGTTACTCTAATGTTCTAGAATCACCAAACTAACAGTCATTAAGTAAGAAACTCTCAGCCCAAATTTAAAAGATGTGGATAATTTCATGTTGTTTTCAGCCTAGctctaacatacacacacacacacacgcgtgtgcgcacacacacacccctatattAAATTCATCCAAGTAATTCTTCTAATAGTTATTAAGGGTTGACTGTATGTCAAGTCTTCCTGTGCCTTGAGAAAGAATTCTAATAGTAGATAAAATCCCTGTATACAAACCCTCCTTTgactaaactcttttttttttaaagattttatttatttatttgacacagagagagagagagagagagatcacaagtaggcagagagacagggaagcaggctccctgctgagcagagaaccctatgcggggcttgatcccaggtccctgagaccatgacctgagctgaaggcagaggcttaacccgctgagccacccaggtgcccctgactgaaCTCTTCATAAAACTTCagttcaaggggcacctgggtggctcagttgttaagccactgccttcagcttaggtcatggtctcagggtcctgggattgagccccacatcaggctctctgttcagcagggagtctgcttcctcctctcactctgcctgccactctgtctacttgtgcactttctatttctctgtcaaataaataaataaaatctttaaaaaaaactagttcGAAACTACAAACATCAGATTAAATAAATTGTTTGTTCATTCAAAACAAATATTATCTGAGCATCCACTATGCCCCAGGTACTTTCAGAGAGAAGATTAAGTGAGTAAATAAAGTCAAGTAACTAAAAGACTCTTGATTTAAGCACTAAATAAAAGTTGGCTCTAAAAGTGAATCTGGATAACACCTAAACGAACCCAGTCAGTTCAACAATGATTTCCTGGATGTTTCCCATGTGCTCAGAATGAGAGATTTTGCTCTCACAGACCTAATAGTTCCGGgccagggtgtgggggagggagacgTTATCAAATAATTGCACAAACAGACATCATAGTGTGGTAGGGGAGGTGTAATAAGAGCCTGCTGTGTATTAATCTCCTACCCCTTGTCTTTTCAGCAAGGTAGAAGCCGCCTACCTCCGGGGCCACATCAATGACTCCCAGGCGGCCCCTGCCCCACTTCTGCCCGTCTACGAGTTGGATGGGGCTCCCACAGCTGCTCAGGTGCTGATCATGGGCCCTGACGACTTCATTGTGGCCATGGTCAGGTATGCCAGCTCAGACACAGAACCCGGCACTGGAGATCTTCTGGACCAGGAAGAGTTGGGAGCCAGATAGGAATGAGGGTGACCTCAGGGCTTACCTGGCTCCAATCTCTATCCCCAGCTCCCTGAACCGCCCTTTTGGCAGTGGCCTCATCACCCCCTCGGGGATCCTGCTCAACAGCCAGATGCTAGACTTCTCGTGGCCCAACAGGACTGCTAACCACTCTGCACCCAGCCTGGTAGGGCCTTGCATCCCTCCTCCCCTGGGGACCTTGAGGCTAGGTAGGAAGTATAGCAGTAtggctgctcctccctccctacTTCCTCTAGGAACTTCTAGTATAAAGAAAAGGAGCCTAAACAAAGTGTCTGCTTCACCTGCAGCCCAAGTCTGGGGCTTGGGCCTGAAGAAACCCCGTCCCATTCTGTCCCTGTctcactgtgtgacctggggAAAGTTTGCCCCCCCCCCTTggcctcagttccttcatctgtacaATAAGGATATTAGCCCTCATCTGATGCTTTGGCACTTTTCAGTGCAGTGGTCTACGATTTTGTGATGAGCTGATTGGCCTCAGCCCTCTTGTTAGTCAAGGGAGGAAGGAGATACGAATTCTGGTCTAGTTGGAGGCCAATACTCTTACTCTCAGGGCATGCTGGGGCCCTGCCAGGACAATGAGAGATAGGGATGACCAGGGTGGAGATTATCCTCTTCTTCCCTTTAGCCATTTGTCTTGGCTTGGTACCCTCCCCTCGCACCCATGGTAGCCCCATAACAACTCAGTGGGTCCACATCCACCCCAGTTATCCAGGGACCCTGCCTGTTTCATAGACAGCAAACTGTGGCCTGGGAAGGGACCAGTCTCCCATGAAAAGCTGCCCCACCTGTTATCTCCCTGTGGTCTCGGTGCTCTGACAACAGGAGAATTCGGTGCAGCCAGGGAAGCGACCACTGTCTTTCCTGCTGCCCACCGTGGTCCGGCCAGCGGAGGGGCTCTGTGGGACCTACCTCGCCCTGGGGGCCAATGGAGCTGCCCGGGGCCTCAGCGGACTGACCCAGGTGAGGTTTCCTCCATGGTAGGCACTTTGTGGCCAGTAGTCAAGCTGTGCCCTAAACTGTAGGTGCCCTCCTGTCTCTGGCTTGGTCTCATCCCTAGCTCAACAAACATAGGCGGAGGCTGCTGTGACAGGCCCATCTTGGGTACTGGGGGCATAGGCTGTGCTGAGTTTTTTAGCCAAAATGGAACTCTGAAGCTCCCTGTCTTCTAGATTGGATGGGCAATCACGGGTCAGTGGAACTGAGACGTGATTCAGCACCTGGGTTGCCTAGGTCTGTCAACCTCAAGTCCCATGATGCCTCTGCTCAGTATCTAAAGAGACAAGCAGCCCTCTTTAGAGTCTGATTTTGAAAGGAAGTGTCTACTCTCCAGAATGTCTCACAATAGTTATACGAATGTTTTgagcaactgatttatgtgccaggcacttacGTTGGCAGGTGGTGAGTTAAGTAACCtgagctttggaatcagacagtcCTGGGCCCCAACCCAAGTGCTGCCAATTTCCAAGTGCATGATGGGGCAttcgcttaacctctctgaacttcagtctcctcatctgtaaaatggatgcAGTAACAACAGCTAACCTTTATGGAGTTCTACTAAGCACCAGGCATGGTGTTACATGTGCTTGCTCTTTTAGCCTTCCCAACATTGGGAGAAatccttatttccattttgtatatgaggaaactaaagcccaAAGAGGTTAAAAATTTAGGTCCAGTTGCATAAGAATGGGCAGAGAGTTTGTTTTGAGAGCATACCCACACTCCTAACCTCTAAGCTAAAAGTACCCATGCTGTGCCCTAGGACTACTCCAGCTATTATCCCTGTCctggccagggagaagggaggagagagtgacTGTCTTGAGGCT encodes the following:
- the GGT7 gene encoding glutathione hydrolase 7 isoform X1, which codes for MAAENEASQESALGAYSPVDYMSITSFPRLPEDEPAPAAPLRGRKDEDAFLGDPDTDPDSFLKSARLQRLPSTSSEMGSQDGSPLRETRKDPFSAAAAECSCRQDGLTVIVTACLTFATGVTVALVMQIYFGDPQIFHQGAVVTDAAHCTSLGIEVLSKQGSSVDAAVAAALCLGIVAPHSSGLGGGGVMLVHDIRRNESHLIDFRESAPGALREEALQRSWETKPGLLVGVPGMVKGLHEAHQLYGRLPWSQVLAFAAAVAQDGFNVTHDLARALAEQPPPNASERFRETFLPLGHPPLPGSLLRRPDLAAVLDVLGTSGPAAFYAGGNLTLEMVAEAQHAGGVITEDDFSNYSALVENPVCGVYRGHLVLSPPPPHTGPALISALNILEGFNLTTLVSREQALHWVAETLKIALALASRLGDPVYDSTITESMDDMLSKVEAAYLRGHINDSQAAPAPLLPVYELDGAPTAAQVLIMGPDDFIVAMVSSLNRPFGSGLITPSGILLNSQMLDFSWPNRTANHSAPSLENSVQPGKRPLSFLLPTVVRPAEGLCGTYLALGANGAARGLSGLTQVLLNVLTLNRNLSDSLAHGRLHPDLQSNLLQVDSEFTEEEIEFLEARGHHVEKVDVLSWVHGSRRTNNFIIGVKDPRSPDAAGATIL
- the GGT7 gene encoding glutathione hydrolase 7 isoform X2, with the protein product MAAENEASQESALGAYSPVDYMSITSFPRLPEDEPAPAAPLRGRKDEDAFLGDPDTDPDSFLKSARLQRLPSTSSEMGSQDGSPLRETRKDPFSAAAAECSCRQDGLTVIVTACLTFATGVTVALVMQIYFGDPQIFHQGAVVTDAAHCTSLGIEVLSKQGSSVDAAVAAALCLGIVAPHSSGLGGGGVMLVHDIRRNESHLIDFRESAPGALREEALQRSWETKPGLLVGVPGMVKGLHEAHQLYGRLPWSQVLAFAAAVAQDGFNVTHDLARALAEQPPPNASERFRETFLPLGHPPLPGSLLRRPDLAAVLDVLGTSGPAAFYAGGNLTLEMVAEAQHAGGVITEDDFSNYSALVENPVCGVYRGHLVLSPPPPHTGPALISALNILEGFNLTTLVSREQALHWVAEARPTPPPCPGSWYTGSGGMGYCHGTELTSKFSHMRIISVGAGRSLAASSTLLLHFQTLKIALALASRLGDPVYDSTITESMDDMLSKVEAAYLRGHINDSQAAPAPLLPVYELDGAPTAAQVLIMGPDDFIVAMVSSLNRPFGSGLITPSGILLNSQMLDFSWPNRTANHSAPSLENSVQPGKRPLSFLLPTVVRPAEGLCGTYLALGANGAARGLSGLTQVLLNVLTLNRNLSDSLAHGRLHPDLQSNLLQVDSEFTEEEIEFLEARGHHVEKVDVLSWVHGSRRTNNFIIGVKDPRSPDAAGATIL
- the GGT7 gene encoding glutathione hydrolase 7 isoform X3; this translates as MGSQDGSPLRETRKDPFSAAAAECSCRQDGLTVIVTACLTFATGVTVALVMQIYFGDPQIFHQGAVVTDAAHCTSLGIEVLSKQGSSVDAAVAAALCLGIVAPHSSGLGGGGVMLVHDIRRNESHLIDFRESAPGALREEALQRSWETKPGLLVGVPGMVKGLHEAHQLYGRLPWSQVLAFAAAVAQDGFNVTHDLARALAEQPPPNASERFRETFLPLGHPPLPGSLLRRPDLAAVLDVLGTSGPAAFYAGGNLTLEMVAEAQHAGGVITEDDFSNYSALVENPVCGVYRGHLVLSPPPPHTGPALISALNILEGFNLTTLVSREQALHWVAETLKIALALASRLGDPVYDSTITESMDDMLSKVEAAYLRGHINDSQAAPAPLLPVYELDGAPTAAQVLIMGPDDFIVAMVSSLNRPFGSGLITPSGILLNSQMLDFSWPNRTANHSAPSLENSVQPGKRPLSFLLPTVVRPAEGLCGTYLALGANGAARGLSGLTQVLLNVLTLNRNLSDSLAHGRLHPDLQSNLLQVDSEFTEEEIEFLEARGHHVEKVDVLSWVHGSRRTNNFIIGVKDPRSPDAAGATIL